A genomic window from Cucurbita pepo subsp. pepo cultivar mu-cu-16 unplaced genomic scaffold, ASM280686v2 Cp4.1_scaffold000136, whole genome shotgun sequence includes:
- the LOC111784000 gene encoding uncharacterized protein LOC111784000, translating into MICQERRVVPSPLNTCLNNLIFQLFNPFILPSSMLVRLVNISMFRCNNKMLFVTSSFVGWLIGHILFMKWVGLILVWIQQNNSIRSNKYLVSEFRNSMARIFSILLFITCVYYLGRIPSPILTKKLKETEGTKQEQEGSTEEDTSPSLFSEEKEDPDKIDETEEIRVNGKEKTKDEFHFKRTRYQKIKRPVYETSYPPDGNKENDKMLLDLDTDEKDLFWFEKPLVTILFDYKRWNRPLRYIKNNRLENAVRTEMAQYFFYTCQSDGKDRIVFTYPPSLSTFLEMIQKKISLVTTEKLFSDELDNSWNYLNEQKKINLNKKLINRIEILDKGSPARVGDVLEKRTQLCNDETENDYLPKTYDPLLSGPYRRRINFFSFSMINETSRKNDSENVWTNKIHTIFLNTNYPQIEDKIESEDRIKYFKFLLDAIITPDNDKASPQNSIGLREIHKEVPRWSYKLINELERREKEEEQEKEDEEDKDEEDEEDKDEEDEEEKKKPTQDHQIRSRKAKRVVIFTDNLNSEDQITNQDIDITNQDIDITNTDDSDESSDEIVLLRYSQLSDFRRDVIKGSMRCQRRKTGIWKPLQANVRSYLFFDRQAKDVLSSFDIPGIIKTLFRPWIWKNTELTISDNTQEKPDENEIKAVMIRRAKEEEKQTCIERSETWDKALLGQVIRGCLLVTHSFIRKYIVIPSLIIAKNIIRILLFEGTDWYKDWKNSKNEIHIKCTYNGVQLSETEFPQNWLTEGIQIKILFPFRVKARDIFRLPNKNSIKKNEKKNDFAFLTVFGEEAEMPFGSPRKDGSFFEPGLITKVEKQIKKRTRRVLKKRLNVFINILNETKKRVIKNLSQRNPTRLVELKEISELNEEKNLIIRNRMIQDSSIIIQSMDRRTFSLIETTIKDRTDRTNTILKQIEKIRKDTKNAILKLELNISPNKISDILESPKNLLKILKKRNVRLIRKSHHFLKFFVENIYIAIFQRIMNIPRINGQLFIDSIKKKMTKSISNNEANEERIDKTNQSFIYFISTIKKSLSNISNKNRKVFGDLSYLSQAYLFYKLSQTQLINLSKLRPVFQYHGTSLFLKNEIQDYFGKVVGAHEIFHPDLKQKNLQNSAMMNEWKNWLRGHYHYDLYPIRWEKLFPQKWRNRVKKDRMVKNKDFKQCYSYEQNRLIDYKKQNDFETRYSLPNKNDNILKKYIYDLLSYKSINYEDNKDSSIYELTVQVKNNQESSSKYNTDKWKFFDILTDIPINNYLIDNYIIDREKNLDRKYFDWRMLHFGLKNKADIRAWINIETDTNSNQNTKTGGNSFQLIEKIDKKDFSYLTMNQEINPLNNKKKIFFVFDWMRMNEEILSRSISNLELWFFPEFLILYNAYKINPWIIPIKSLLLNLNKNFIISQNEKLIGKKKGSPLISAKKKPLFLENGNKGKKEVVDEKNRDSVLSNQKKDLEKDSAEADVKKRRKKKKSKKNMEALFDSFVNNYFIFQLRWENSLTGKLMNNINVYCLLLRLINPIKITISSIERGEINLEMLIVPKQFQFHKEFLKGGIFIIEPVRLSVENDGQFIMSQTIGISLVHKNKYQINQRYQEKGYPYKKSFAESIAIHQKTNENRTSNHYDLLVPENILSPRGRREFRILICFNSGNRNDIHRNTGFYNANKVKTHDQVLDKRSKHLDRYKNKLNKFKFFLWPNYRLEDLACMNRYWFDTNNSSRFSMLRIHMYPQLKIR; encoded by the coding sequence ATGATATGTCAAGAGAGGAGGGTGGTTCCAAGTCCCTTGAATACTTGCCTGaataatctcatttttcaattattcaacCCTTTCATTTTACCAAGTTCAATGTTAGTCAGATTAGTCAACATTTCTATGTTTCGATGCAACAACAAGATGTTATTTGTAACAAGTAGTTTTGTTGGTTGGTTAATTGGTCACATTTTATTCATGAAATGGGTTGGATTGATATTAGTCTGGATACAGCAAAATAATTCTATTAGATCTAATAAGTACCTTGTGTCAGAATTCAGAAATTCTATGGCTCGAATCTTTagtattctcttatttattaccTGTGTCTACTATTTAGGCAGAATACCGTCACCCATTCTTACtaagaaactgaaagaaaCGGAGGGGACTAAACAGGAACAAGAGGGATCCACCGAAGAAGATACTTCTCCTTCCCTTTTTTCGGAAGAAAAGGAGGATCCGGACAAAATCGATGAAACGGAAGAGATCCGAGtgaatggaaaggaaaaaacaaaggatgAATTCCACTTTAAAAGGACACGCtatcaaaagataaaaagaccTGTTTATGAAACTTCTTACCCTCCGGatggaaataaagaaaatgacaaaatgcTGTTAGATTTAGATACAGACGAAAAAGATCTCTTCTGGTTTGAAAAACCTCTTGTGACTATTCTTTTCGACTATAAACGATGGAATCGTCCACTTcgatatataaaaaataacagGTTAGAAAATGCTGTTAGAACTGAAATGgcacaatattttttttatacatgcCAAAGTGACGGAAAAGACAGAATAGTTTTTACATATCCACCCAGTCTATCAACTTTTTTGGAAATGATACAAAAAAAGATATCTTTGGTCACAACAGAAAAACTTTTTTCTGATGAATTGGATAATTCTTGGAATTATctgaatgaacaaaaaaaaataaatttaaacaaaaaattgataaatagaatagaaattCTGGATAAGGGATCCCCAGCTAGAGTAGGGGATGTACTGGAAAAAAGGACTCAATTATGTAATGATGAAACTGAAAACGACTATTTACCAAAAACATATGATCCTTTGTTGAGCGGACCTTACCGCAGAcgaatcaattttttttcattctcaatgATAAATGAAACTTCTAGAAAAAATGATAGTGAGAACGTTTGGACAAATAAGATTCATACTATCTTTCTTAATACTAATTATCCACAAATTGAAGATAAAATTGAGTCAGAAGAtcgaataaaatatttcaaatttttattagatgCAATTATAACTCCTGACAACGATAAAGCAAGTCCTCAAAACTCGATTGGACTAAGAGAAATCCATAAAGAAGTTCCTCGATGGTCATACAAATTAATCAACGAGTTAGAACGCcgggagaaagaagaagaacaagaaaaagaagacgaagaagacaaagacgaagaagacgaagaagacaaagacgaagaagacgaagaagagaaaaaaaagccGACGCAAGATCATCAAATTCGTTCAAGAAAAGCCAAACGTGTCGTAATTTTTACCGACAATCTAAACTCTGAAGATCAAATCACAAATCAAGATATTGATATCACAAACCAAGATATTGATATCACAAATACTGATGATTCTGACGAATCATCAGACGAAATTGTTTTGCTACGGTATTCCCAACTATCGGATTTTCGTCGAGACGTAATTAAAGGCTCTATGCGTTGTCAAAGACGTAAAACAGGTATTTGGAAACCGCTTCAAGCAAATGTACgttcttatcttttttttgACAGACAAGCCAAAGatgttttgtcttcttttgatATTCCCGGAATAATAAAAACGCTTTTTAGACCTTGGATATGGAAAAACACAGAATTGACTATTTCGGATAATACACAGGAAAAGccagatgaaaatgaaataaaagcgGTGATGATAAGAAGAGCCAAGGAGGAAGAGAAACAAACATGTATAGAAAGATCAGAAACCTGGGATAAGGCACTACTTGGTCAAGTAATAAGAGGTTGTTTGTTAGTAACTCACtcatttattagaaaatatattgtGATACCCTCATTGATAATAGCTAAAAATATTATCCGTATACTATTATTTGAAGGTACTGACTGGTACAAGGATTGGAAAAATTCCAAGAACGAAATACATATAAAATGCACCTATAATGGTGTTCAATTATCAGAAACAGAATTTCCACAAAATTGGTTAACAGAGGGTATTCAAATAAAGATCTTATTTCCTTTTCGTGTGAAAGCGCGCGACATATTTAGGTTAcctaataaaaattcaataaaaaagaacgaaaaaaaaaatgattttgcttttttaACAGTTTTTGGAGAGGAAGCTGAAATGCCTTTTGGTTCTCCCCGAAAAGACGGTTCGTTTTTTGAACCGGGTTTAATAACAAAAGtcgaaaaacaaattaaaaaaaggactcgaagagttttaaaaaaaagactaaacgtgtttataaatatattaaacgaaacaaaaaaacgGGTCATCAAAAACCTTTCACAAAGAAACCCAACTCGATTAGttgaattgaaagaaatatccgagttgaatgaagaaaaaaatttgataatacgTAATCGAATGATCCAAGACTCGTCCATTATAATTCAATCTATGGATCGGAGAACTTTTTCGTTGATAGAAACAACGATCAAAGATCGGACTGATAGAACAAACACCATactaaaacaaattgaaaaaattagaaaagacACGAAAAACGCGATTCTAAAGCTAGAACTAAATATTAGTCCTAACAAAATAAGTGATATATTAGAATCTCCgaaaaatcttttaaagatattaaaaaaaagaaatgtacgATTAATTCGTAAATcgcatcattttctaaaatttttcgTTGAAAACATATACATAGCTATCTTTCAACGTATTATGAATATCCCGAGGATTAATGGTCAACTTTTTAttgattcaataaaaaaaaaaatgactaaatcCATTTCCAATAATGAagcaaatgaagaaagaattgataaaacaaatcaaagtttcatttactttatttCAACTATAAAAAAGTCACTTTCCAATATTAGTAATAAGAATAGAAAGGTCTTTGGGGACTTATCATACTTGTCACAagcatatttattttacaaattatcACAAACCCAACTTATTAACTTATCTAAGTTAAGACCTGTGTTTCAATATCACGGAAcatctctttttcttaaaaatgaaatacaggATTATTTTGGTAAAGTTGTTGGAGCACACGAAATATTCCATCCCGacttaaaacaaaagaatcttCAAAATTCTGCAATGATGAATGAATGGAAAAACTGGTTAAGGGGTCATTATCACTATGATTTATATCCAATTAGATGGGAAAAATTATTCCCACAAAAATGGCGAAATAGAGTAAAGAAAGATCGTATGGtcaaaaataaagattttaaaCAATGTTATTCATATGAACAAAACAGATTAATTGattacaaaaaacaaaatgattttgaaaccCGCTACTCATTACCAAATAAAAACgataatattctaaaaaaatatatatatgatctTTTATCATATAAATCCATTAATTATGAAGATAATAAAGATTCATCTATTTATGAATTAACAGTGcaagtaaaaaataatcaagaaAGTTCGTCTAAGTACAACACAGATAAATGGAAATTTTTTGATATACTAACGGATATCCCTATCAATAATTATCTAAtagataattatattatagatCGGGAAAAAAATCTggatagaaaatattttgattggaGAATGCTGCATTTTGGTCTTAAAAATAAGGCCGATATTAGAGCCTGGATCAATATTGAAACTGACACAAACAGTAATCAAAATACTAAAACTGGGGGTAATAGTTTTCAACTAATTGAAAAAATCGATAAGAAAGATTTTTCTTATCTCACAATGAATCAAGAAATCAACCCattgaacaataaaaaaaaaatcttttttgtttttgattggatgagaatgaatgaagaaatacTAAGTCGTTCCATATCGAATCTGGAACTTTGGTTCTTTCCAGAATTTTTGATACTTTATAATGCATATAAGATTAATCCGTGGATCATACCAATCAAATCActtcttttaaatttgaataaaaatttcattattagtcaaaatgaaaaactaattggaaagaaaaaaggatctCCTTTAATATCAGCGAAGAAAAAACctctttttttagaaaatggaaataaaggaaaaaaggaagtTGTGGACGAAAAGAATCGTGACTCAGTTttatcaaaccaaaaaaaagatCTTGAAAAAGATTCCGCGGAAGCAGATGTGAAAAAAcgtagaaagaaaaaaaaatccaagaaaaacaTGGAAGCCCTGTTTGATTCCTTCGTAAacaactattttatttttcaattgagATGGGAGAATTCCTTAACTGGCAAACTGATGAATAACATCAACGTATATTGTCTCCTGCTTAGACTGATAAATCCCATAAAAATTACTATATCCTCTATCGAAAGAGGAGAAATAAATCTGGAGATGCTGATAGTTCCCAAGCAGTTCCAGTTTCATAAAGAATTCTTAAAAGGGGGAATATTTATTATCGAACCTGTTCGTCTGTCTGTAGAAAATGATGGACAATTTATTATGTCTCAAACCATAGGTATTTCATTAGTTCATAAGAATAAGTACCAAATTAATCAAAGATATCAAGAAAAAGGCTATCCTTATAAGAAGAGTTTTGCTGAATCCATTGCAATACATCAAAAAACGAATGAAAATAGAACCAGCAATCATTATGATTTGCTTGTTCCGGAAAATATCTTATCCCCTAGAGGTCGTAGAGAGTTCAGAATTCTAATTTGTTTCAATTCTGGGAATAGAAATGATATCCATAGAAATACAGGATTTTACAATGCAAATAAGGTAAAAACTCATGATCAAGTTTTAGATAAAAGAAGCAAACATCttgatagatataaaaataaactaaataaattcaagttCTTTTTGTGGCCCAATTATCGATTAGAAGATTTAGCTTGTATGAATCGTTATTGGTTTGATACCAATAATAGCAGTCGTTTTAGTATGCTAAGGATCCATATGTATCCACAATTGAAAATTCGTTAA
- the LOC111784002 gene encoding peptidyl-prolyl cis-trans isomerase NIMA-interacting 4 isoform X2, with translation MGKDSKAKDAGGKGKGKAKQAASGADESASKGKGKSGKAASDGLGTCTYVKARHILCEKQGKINEAYKKLQEGWLSNGDKVPPAEFAKVGCLFLLLTFGLVD, from the exons ATGGGGAAAGATTCGAAGGCAAAGGACGCGGGTGGTAAAGGGAAGGGGAAGGCGAAGCAAGCAGCTTCCGGAGCCGATGAAAGTGCTTCCAAAGGGAAGGGAAAATCCGGAAAAGCTGCTTCCGATGGCCTTGGAACTTGCACTTATGTCAAAg CAAGGCATATACTGTGCGAGAAGCAGGGTAAAATCAATGAAGCGTACAAGAAGTTGCAGGAGGGTTGGCTTAGCAATGGGGACAAGGTTCCTCCTGCTGAGTTTGCTAAGGTTGGatgtctttttcttcttcttactttTGGCCTCGTCGATTAG